One part of the Maridesulfovibrio sp. genome encodes these proteins:
- a CDS encoding MlaD family protein has protein sequence MSRKTNPFRLGLFIIIGTLLFVAVLAILGAGKLFEHSVKMETYLNESVNGLEVGSPIKFRGVKIGSVATIGFVTDYYVDIDQSALRYVYILGNLNHSMFETREGKDIAHYLRKEVQRGLRARPVSLGLTGQLFLEIDYVDPDKNPPLKITWQPKSLYVPSAPSMMSKVESAVASISDTLEDINKANIADAIEDVRNVAQNLSNFLKNADTGEISKHLTGTLAEAEKFIARINQLLADPQVDNLMPDVAVAARNLREVMESSSGDIVAAMKDIRQASASAKNVTGGMEQYLSGPEGKQTLADLSKTLNNISEASDRIKGAASRFESTLSRVNMTVAGQQGNIEAILDNVRRLMENLRELSSEARQYPAGVLFGDPPKKGKSGE, from the coding sequence ATGAGCCGGAAAACCAATCCGTTCAGGCTGGGGTTGTTTATAATTATTGGTACGCTGCTTTTTGTTGCAGTGTTGGCAATTCTTGGCGCTGGAAAACTTTTTGAACACAGCGTGAAAATGGAAACCTACCTTAACGAGTCTGTAAACGGACTTGAAGTCGGGTCGCCTATTAAATTCAGGGGTGTTAAAATCGGTTCCGTGGCAACCATTGGATTTGTAACGGATTATTATGTTGATATTGATCAAAGCGCATTGCGCTATGTTTATATTCTCGGGAACCTTAACCATTCCATGTTTGAAACCAGAGAAGGTAAAGATATAGCCCATTACTTGCGTAAGGAAGTTCAACGTGGGTTACGTGCCCGCCCGGTTTCACTGGGGTTGACCGGACAGCTATTCCTTGAAATTGACTATGTTGATCCGGATAAGAACCCGCCTCTTAAGATTACATGGCAGCCTAAATCACTATATGTTCCGTCGGCGCCGTCCATGATGAGTAAGGTGGAAAGCGCGGTAGCATCAATCAGTGATACTTTGGAAGATATAAATAAGGCCAATATTGCTGATGCAATTGAAGATGTCCGTAACGTAGCGCAGAACCTGAGTAATTTTCTTAAAAACGCCGATACCGGAGAGATAAGCAAACATCTGACCGGAACACTTGCCGAAGCTGAAAAGTTTATTGCCCGTATAAACCAGCTCCTTGCTGATCCGCAGGTTGATAATCTCATGCCGGATGTGGCTGTTGCGGCCCGCAATTTACGTGAGGTCATGGAAAGTTCCTCCGGAGATATTGTGGCTGCAATGAAGGATATCCGTCAGGCGTCAGCGAGCGCAAAGAATGTGACTGGTGGTATGGAGCAATATCTTTCAGGACCGGAAGGAAAACAGACTCTGGCAGACCTTTCAAAAACCCTCAATAATATCAGTGAAGCTTCCGACAGAATTAAGGGAGCGGCTTCACGGTTTGAATCAACCCTTTCCCGGGTAAACATGACAGTTGCAGGGCAGCAGGGTAATATAGAAGCTATTCTTGATAATGTTCGCAGGTTAATGGAAAACCTTAGAGAGTTGAGCAGCGAAGCAAGGCAGTATCCTGCCGGGGTTCTTTTCGGTGATCCGCCTAAGAAAGGTAAAAGTGGAGAGTAA
- a CDS encoding ATP-binding cassette domain-containing protein encodes MGHTAKNIIKVRGLTCAYGESVIIDNISFDVGQGEIFIILGGSGCGKSTVLKHMIGLYPPATGQIFIDGDDIGSAYGAERLDILQRIGVMYQMGALFGSMTLLENVRLPLEEFTSMPREAMDYTARMKLSLVGLESSADKMPSELSGGMLKRGAIARAMALDPKILFLDEPSAGLDPITSAELDELIRSLSRSLGVTFVIVTHELQSIFSIADRIIMLDKSTRGIIAEGDPRVLREESDHPLVRRFFHREVEGKTTGQPLVTENI; translated from the coding sequence GTGGGCCATACTGCGAAAAATATAATAAAGGTACGGGGTCTGACCTGTGCTTATGGCGAGTCCGTAATTATCGACAATATTTCTTTTGACGTCGGGCAGGGCGAAATTTTTATTATTCTCGGCGGGTCCGGATGCGGTAAAAGTACCGTGCTCAAACATATGATAGGCCTATATCCACCGGCAACAGGGCAGATTTTTATTGATGGTGACGATATTGGTTCTGCATATGGAGCGGAACGTCTGGATATTTTGCAGCGTATCGGGGTTATGTATCAGATGGGAGCTTTATTCGGCTCTATGACTCTTTTGGAGAATGTGCGTTTGCCGTTGGAAGAGTTTACGTCCATGCCCCGCGAAGCGATGGATTATACTGCTCGTATGAAGCTTTCCCTTGTCGGGCTTGAATCTTCGGCAGATAAGATGCCGTCTGAACTTTCAGGTGGTATGTTGAAAAGGGGAGCAATTGCCCGGGCTATGGCCCTTGACCCGAAAATTTTATTTCTGGATGAGCCGTCGGCAGGTCTTGATCCGATTACATCGGCTGAACTGGATGAACTTATCCGCAGTCTCTCCCGTTCCTTAGGAGTAACATTCGTGATTGTAACTCATGAGTTGCAGTCCATTTTCTCCATTGCGGACCGGATCATAATGCTTGATAAAAGTACCCGGGGCATAATTGCCGAAGGTGATCCTCGCGTTTTGCGCGAGGAATCTGATCATCCGCTTGTGCGTAGATTTTTTCACCGGGAAGTAGAAGGAAAAACCACGGGGCAACCGTTGGTTACGGAGAATATATGA
- a CDS encoding MlaE family lipid ABC transporter permease subunit, translated as MAAGKIKFNKSGSTMSVSGHLDAEGAGEVWVAARSAVAAGCSTVDCSGVDYLDGGGASLFMMMEVVCRDHGKTLDVKGLRPEFAGFLDLFDMEKAAPPKNNSAGEGGVRGWITSVGISGQAVAADLRQQIEFAGNCVLASLSTATCKNKLRWPDFWLTCEKVGADGLPIVLLIGFLMGLIMSFQSAVSLMRFGAEIFVPNMLGLVMFRELGPMVTAILLAGRTGSAFAAEIGTMKVNEELDALNTMGLNPVSFLVLPRVLATVCMTPLLTLFFNFMSLVGGAFVMLSMGYPLSTFTGRVFENVHWMDFSGGMLKAVVFSFLVAGIGCQRGLVTKSGASAVGDSATSAVVSGIILIAVFDGLFAVIFFLAGI; from the coding sequence ATGGCAGCAGGTAAAATCAAATTTAATAAATCAGGGTCAACCATGTCCGTTTCCGGCCATTTAGACGCCGAAGGCGCAGGTGAAGTCTGGGTGGCGGCACGGTCTGCAGTTGCTGCCGGTTGCTCTACTGTGGACTGTTCAGGAGTTGATTATCTGGACGGCGGCGGTGCTTCCCTGTTTATGATGATGGAAGTTGTTTGCCGTGATCATGGCAAGACTTTGGATGTTAAAGGTTTACGTCCTGAATTTGCAGGGTTTCTTGATTTATTTGATATGGAGAAAGCCGCTCCTCCTAAAAATAACTCTGCCGGTGAAGGCGGAGTCCGGGGCTGGATAACTTCGGTGGGTATTTCTGGTCAGGCTGTTGCCGCAGATTTGCGCCAGCAGATTGAATTCGCAGGTAATTGTGTCCTTGCTTCACTCAGTACCGCCACGTGCAAAAATAAACTGCGCTGGCCTGATTTCTGGCTGACCTGCGAGAAGGTCGGCGCGGACGGACTGCCGATTGTTCTGCTGATCGGTTTTCTGATGGGCCTGATTATGTCCTTCCAATCCGCAGTATCCCTAATGCGCTTCGGGGCGGAGATATTTGTACCCAATATGCTCGGCCTGGTCATGTTTCGCGAGCTTGGTCCCATGGTTACCGCAATCCTTCTGGCTGGTCGTACCGGCTCTGCATTCGCGGCCGAGATAGGAACAATGAAGGTCAACGAGGAACTGGATGCTTTGAACACTATGGGGCTTAATCCTGTCAGTTTCCTTGTTCTTCCAAGAGTGCTGGCGACTGTCTGCATGACTCCATTATTGACTCTCTTTTTCAATTTTATGAGCCTTGTTGGCGGTGCCTTTGTCATGCTTTCCATGGGCTATCCGTTATCCACATTTACCGGACGCGTGTTTGAAAATGTGCACTGGATGGATTTCTCAGGTGGGATGCTCAAGGCTGTTGTGTTCAGTTTTCTGGTCGCAGGGATCGGCTGCCAGCGTGGGTTGGTTACCAAATCCGGAGCCAGTGCGGTAGGGGATTCCGCCACAAGTGCTGTAGTAAGTGGAATTATTCTTATCGCGGTTTTTGACGGACTTTTCGCGGTTATCTTTTTTCTGGCGGGGATTTGA
- a CDS encoding proline dehydrogenase family protein — MNVEISTLDDKVIARGKQFFDSISGEAPSVFNKGWWTGKVMDWSMKNEDFKVQMFRFVDVLPYLNTSESLSRHIEEYFAGEDSNIPDVLKWGASKTGFGGGLVAKVLNKTIRSNIEGMARQFIIGQQSKEAVKGIRKLRKDGFAFVLDLLGEATVSHEEAEAYRDGYLEVLEAIEKEYKKWDALDASGDLDWGHAPKINVAVKPSAFYSQSKPVDLEGTVQGMMDSIEPVYKKIMDMGGFMCIDMEALKYKEPTVEMFKRFRKKYPDYPHLGIVFQAYLRSVDDDVSGLISWAREENLPISIRLVKGAYWDSETVIAKQNDWPVPVWTRKPESDMAFERVSKKILENHDICHFACASHNIRTISSVMEAASELNVPEDRYEFQVLYGMAEPVRKGLRNVAKRVRLYCPYGDLIPGMAYLVRRLLENTANESFLKQTFADEADISRLLENPEITLKRELEANPPKERPELPEGRLPKFINYPPADFTIKEQRESFPASIAKIRQGLGKRYPLYIGGQEIVTEDTLDSYNPADTSEIIGSVCQAGVAEVDKAVATAKEAYLQWRDVEPKERAQYLLKASQYLKDNIYDLCALQVLEVGKQWDQAQADIGEAIDFMEYYAREMIRLGDPRRMGNAPGEYAQYFYQGKGVAAVIAPWNFPLAISVGMVSAAIVCGCPVVYKPAGISSAVGYGIVEMFKAAGLPDGVFNYCPGRGSVMGDHLVDHPDVAVIAFTGSMEVGLRIQERAAKVHPGQEQCKKVIAEMGGKNGIIIDDDADLDEAVLGVLYAAFGFQGQKCSACSRVIVLDSIYDRFIHRLKEAAASIKLGPAEDPTNYMGPVVDKAAQKNVLEYCKIAEEEGSVVIKHEAPAEYLEKGCYAPLLVVEGITKDHRIAQEEVFGPVLSVMRAKDFDEALDIANSTRFALTGAVYSRSPKHLEKATRDFRVGNLYLNKPSVGALVERHSFGGFKMSGVGSKSGGPDYLLQFMDPRLVCENTMRRGFAPISEDDDWVA; from the coding sequence ATGAACGTAGAAATCTCCACTTTGGATGACAAAGTAATAGCACGCGGGAAACAGTTTTTTGATTCAATATCCGGTGAAGCCCCTTCAGTCTTTAATAAAGGCTGGTGGACAGGTAAGGTTATGGATTGGTCCATGAAAAATGAAGATTTCAAGGTCCAGATGTTTCGCTTTGTTGATGTTCTGCCGTACCTGAATACTTCAGAATCCCTTTCAAGACATATTGAAGAATATTTTGCCGGTGAAGATAGCAATATCCCCGATGTTCTTAAATGGGGAGCATCAAAGACAGGTTTCGGCGGTGGGCTCGTAGCCAAGGTGCTCAACAAGACCATTCGCAGCAATATTGAAGGCATGGCCCGCCAGTTTATCATCGGGCAGCAATCCAAAGAAGCTGTTAAGGGTATCCGCAAATTGCGTAAGGACGGCTTCGCGTTTGTCCTCGACCTGCTTGGTGAAGCAACTGTTTCCCACGAGGAAGCAGAGGCCTACCGTGACGGTTATCTGGAAGTCCTTGAGGCTATAGAGAAAGAATACAAGAAGTGGGATGCGCTTGATGCGTCCGGTGATCTTGACTGGGGTCATGCTCCGAAGATTAACGTGGCAGTCAAGCCCTCCGCATTCTATTCACAGTCCAAGCCTGTTGATCTTGAAGGAACTGTGCAGGGAATGATGGATTCCATTGAGCCTGTCTATAAGAAGATTATGGATATGGGCGGCTTCATGTGTATTGATATGGAAGCTCTTAAATATAAAGAGCCTACTGTTGAAATGTTCAAGCGGTTCAGGAAAAAATATCCCGATTATCCGCATCTGGGAATAGTATTTCAGGCCTACCTGCGCAGTGTGGACGATGATGTTTCCGGCCTCATAAGTTGGGCCCGTGAAGAAAATCTCCCTATTTCCATCCGTCTTGTAAAAGGGGCATACTGGGATTCTGAAACCGTAATCGCCAAGCAGAACGACTGGCCCGTTCCGGTTTGGACCCGTAAACCTGAGTCCGATATGGCTTTTGAGCGTGTTTCCAAGAAGATACTCGAAAACCACGACATATGCCACTTTGCCTGTGCATCCCATAACATCCGTACTATTTCTTCCGTAATGGAAGCTGCAAGTGAACTGAATGTTCCGGAAGATAGATATGAATTTCAGGTTCTCTACGGAATGGCTGAACCGGTTCGTAAAGGATTGCGCAATGTTGCCAAACGTGTTCGCCTGTACTGCCCGTACGGTGATCTGATTCCCGGAATGGCTTACCTTGTTCGCCGTTTGCTGGAAAACACTGCTAACGAGTCCTTCCTCAAGCAGACCTTTGCTGATGAAGCTGATATCAGCCGTTTGCTGGAAAATCCGGAAATCACTCTCAAGCGTGAGCTTGAGGCCAATCCGCCCAAGGAGAGACCCGAGCTCCCCGAAGGCAGGTTGCCTAAGTTCATCAACTACCCTCCAGCCGACTTTACCATCAAAGAACAGCGTGAAAGCTTTCCGGCTTCAATCGCCAAGATCAGGCAGGGGTTAGGTAAACGCTACCCGCTTTACATCGGTGGTCAGGAAATTGTCACCGAAGACACTCTTGATTCATACAACCCGGCGGACACATCCGAGATCATCGGTTCTGTTTGTCAGGCAGGTGTCGCCGAAGTTGATAAAGCTGTTGCCACCGCCAAAGAAGCCTACCTGCAATGGCGCGATGTCGAGCCTAAGGAACGTGCCCAGTATCTGCTCAAGGCTTCCCAGTATCTCAAAGACAATATTTATGATCTTTGTGCTCTACAGGTCCTTGAAGTTGGCAAGCAGTGGGATCAGGCTCAGGCTGATATCGGCGAAGCCATTGACTTTATGGAGTATTATGCGCGTGAAATGATCCGTCTCGGTGATCCCAGACGTATGGGGAACGCTCCCGGTGAATATGCCCAGTATTTCTATCAGGGTAAAGGTGTTGCAGCAGTAATCGCTCCGTGGAACTTCCCGCTGGCAATCAGCGTAGGTATGGTTTCTGCCGCTATAGTCTGCGGTTGTCCGGTTGTTTATAAACCGGCCGGCATATCCTCAGCGGTAGGCTACGGCATTGTGGAAATGTTTAAAGCTGCCGGTTTGCCTGACGGTGTATTCAACTACTGCCCCGGACGCGGTTCCGTAATGGGTGATCATCTTGTTGACCATCCTGATGTTGCGGTTATCGCTTTTACCGGATCAATGGAAGTCGGCCTGCGTATCCAGGAACGCGCAGCCAAGGTTCATCCCGGTCAGGAACAGTGCAAAAAGGTTATCGCGGAAATGGGTGGTAAGAACGGCATTATCATTGATGACGATGCCGACCTCGATGAAGCCGTTCTCGGAGTTCTTTACGCCGCTTTCGGTTTTCAGGGGCAGAAATGCTCGGCCTGTTCCCGCGTAATTGTTCTTGATTCCATCTATGACCGCTTCATTCACCGTTTGAAGGAAGCAGCTGCATCCATCAAGCTTGGACCTGCTGAGGATCCTACTAATTACATGGGGCCGGTTGTCGATAAGGCAGCTCAGAAGAACGTTCTTGAGTATTGCAAGATTGCAGAAGAAGAAGGCAGCGTGGTTATCAAACATGAAGCGCCTGCCGAATATCTTGAAAAAGGTTGCTACGCCCCTCTGTTGGTAGTGGAAGGTATCACCAAGGACCACCGCATTGCTCAGGAAGAAGTCTTCGGACCTGTTCTTTCCGTTATGCGTGCTAAGGATTTTGATGAAGCTCTGGATATTGCCAATTCAACCAGATTTGCTCTTACCGGGGCTGTTTATTCCAGAAGTCCAAAGCATCTTGAAAAGGCTACCCGCGATTTCCGCGTCGGCAACCTTTATCTTAACAAGCCAAGTGTTGGCGCTTTGGTAGAACGTCATTCCTTTGGCGGATTTAAAATGTCAGGCGTTGGTTCCAAGTCCGGTGGTCCCGACTATCTGCTCCAGTTTATGGACCCGCGTCTGGTCTGCGAAAACACCATGCGTCGCGGCTTCGCGCCCATCTCTGAGGATGATGATTGGGTAGCATAG
- a CDS encoding Lrp/AsnC family transcriptional regulator has product MNKRKIDETDRRILTILQNSGRVSNADIARKVGMAPSAVLERVRKLERKGVLTGYEAIVNPKAVGRSLTAFIFVNVNEGVGATSTGDELSRVPGVLEVHYCAGRDSYLIKVRCEDTDGLAIMLGQIGRIETVRDTNSTIVLNTIKESRAIPLEEDEDYES; this is encoded by the coding sequence ATGAACAAAAGAAAAATTGACGAAACTGATCGTAGAATTCTGACAATACTTCAGAATAGTGGCCGGGTTTCTAATGCAGACATCGCAAGAAAGGTAGGCATGGCTCCTTCAGCAGTACTCGAGCGGGTACGTAAGCTGGAACGCAAAGGTGTACTTACCGGATATGAGGCCATCGTTAATCCTAAAGCCGTTGGAAGGTCCCTCACTGCTTTTATATTTGTAAATGTAAATGAAGGTGTTGGAGCTACTTCAACAGGTGATGAGCTTTCCCGTGTTCCAGGGGTTCTGGAAGTTCATTACTGCGCAGGTCGTGACAGCTATCTTATAAAAGTACGCTGTGAAGACACGGACGGGCTGGCCATAATGCTGGGTCAGATCGGAAGGATCGAAACTGTAAGAGACACCAATTCAACCATTGTCTTGAACACCATTAAGGAGTCACGGGCAATTCCTCTTGAAGAGGATGAAGATTACGAATCATAA
- a CDS encoding DMT family transporter yields the protein MSANTLLYLKLIGSVVFWGGTWIAGRILAGDMTPYSAAFLRFFFATIFMFFITCRVTGKKPNCRRKDILPLVFLGLTGVFMYNILFFSGLKTVAAGRAALIIAATPSFIALGSALIFKEKFNFWKTAGLILALIGVSTIIGHGNPISILIEGASFGDLCIIGCVLSWAAYSLAAKPVVKQMHPIETVFWSCLFGSIMLLIPALFNGLVAEIFTASFIDYSCIIYLALLGTSLGFSWYFEAIQEIGPSKTGIFINLVPVTAVALGAIMLGEPVDLFLVTGGAMTIFGVWLTNRS from the coding sequence ATGTCAGCGAACACACTGCTTTATTTAAAACTCATCGGCTCAGTTGTATTTTGGGGCGGAACCTGGATTGCTGGTCGAATACTGGCTGGGGATATGACCCCGTACTCTGCCGCTTTCCTGCGTTTTTTCTTTGCTACAATTTTCATGTTTTTCATTACCTGCCGGGTTACAGGTAAAAAACCAAACTGTCGCAGGAAAGACATCCTCCCTCTGGTATTCCTCGGACTGACCGGGGTTTTCATGTATAATATTCTTTTTTTCAGCGGACTGAAAACAGTAGCGGCTGGACGTGCTGCTCTTATAATAGCAGCAACACCCAGCTTTATTGCTTTAGGCTCCGCACTTATTTTTAAAGAGAAATTTAATTTTTGGAAAACAGCCGGGTTAATTTTGGCCTTGATTGGGGTCAGCACGATTATCGGTCACGGCAATCCCATATCCATTCTTATTGAAGGTGCAAGCTTCGGAGATCTCTGCATCATAGGATGTGTACTCAGCTGGGCGGCTTATTCACTGGCCGCTAAACCTGTAGTAAAGCAAATGCACCCAATTGAAACAGTGTTCTGGTCATGCCTTTTCGGTTCCATAATGCTGCTCATTCCTGCCCTTTTTAACGGTCTGGTTGCCGAAATATTCACGGCATCATTTATTGATTACAGCTGTATCATCTATCTTGCCTTACTGGGGACAAGCCTTGGCTTCAGTTGGTACTTCGAGGCCATACAGGAAATAGGCCCGTCTAAAACCGGGATTTTCATTAATCTGGTTCCGGTTACAGCTGTAGCCCTTGGGGCAATAATGCTGGGTGAACCGGTTGACCTATTCCTTGTTACCGGTGGTGCCATGACTATCTTCGGAGTTTGGCTGACAAACCGCAGCTAG
- the yjgA gene encoding ribosome biogenesis factor YjgA, which translates to MYDADNLYNDEEEYSGPSRSQKKRDMIALQKLAEKLMTLGPELIKKCGLPDYFIEEVRDAMAIKSHEAKRRKVQYIGKIMRDIDPQPLIDFLEDIETGNRADNLRFHALEQWRDRLVEGDFSVLDEILEKHPKADRQRISQLARNAKKEKENSKPSKSARALFKTLRELSE; encoded by the coding sequence ATGTACGACGCAGACAATTTATATAACGATGAAGAGGAATATTCCGGCCCCAGTAGATCCCAGAAAAAGCGTGACATGATCGCTTTGCAGAAACTGGCGGAAAAGCTGATGACTTTAGGCCCTGAACTTATAAAAAAATGTGGCCTCCCGGATTATTTCATTGAAGAAGTCCGGGATGCAATGGCCATCAAGTCTCATGAAGCCAAACGCCGCAAGGTGCAATACATCGGCAAGATCATGCGCGATATCGATCCGCAGCCGCTTATCGACTTTCTTGAAGATATCGAGACCGGAAACAGGGCTGATAATTTAAGATTTCACGCGCTTGAACAGTGGCGCGACAGACTTGTTGAAGGTGACTTTTCCGTACTTGATGAAATTCTGGAGAAACACCCGAAAGCGGACCGCCAGCGTATTTCACAACTGGCCCGTAATGCAAAAAAAGAAAAAGAAAATTCCAAGCCGTCAAAGTCAGCGCGCGCCCTTTTTAAGACATTACGCGAATTATCTGAATAG
- a CDS encoding DMT family transporter, whose product MSFLKSQSIAVVALITAVLLWSSSFIALKISMAVYDPTFVIFGRMMLASLCFLFFIPNFRKQPIRKGDFRWLVFMAFCEPCMYFVFESQALTMTSASQAGMICATLPLLMAVSARFILNEELSRRTLIGFILAVCGGVWLSISSESSESAPNPILGNFFEFLAMCCAVGYMTVLKKMTAHYSTLFLTAFQAFMGAIFYLPLLALPSTNMPTVFDPLAAGSIIYLGICITIGAYGLYNFGMSKLPANQTTAYVNLIPVFTLIFGWLILDETFTTMQFMAAALVMGGVILSQDKKSG is encoded by the coding sequence ATGTCTTTTCTTAAGTCTCAGTCTATTGCGGTTGTTGCCCTGATAACTGCGGTGCTGCTCTGGTCCAGCTCATTCATTGCGCTCAAAATATCCATGGCTGTATATGATCCTACATTTGTGATCTTCGGCCGAATGATGCTGGCATCGCTCTGCTTCCTGTTCTTCATTCCCAATTTCAGAAAACAGCCAATTCGCAAGGGAGACTTTAGATGGCTGGTATTCATGGCTTTTTGTGAGCCATGCATGTACTTTGTTTTTGAAAGTCAGGCCTTAACAATGACTTCTGCCTCACAGGCTGGAATGATATGCGCAACACTGCCGCTGCTTATGGCTGTTTCTGCGCGTTTCATTCTTAATGAAGAATTAAGTCGCCGCACTTTGATCGGATTTATTCTGGCTGTCTGCGGTGGCGTATGGCTTTCCATTTCCTCGGAATCATCAGAGAGCGCTCCAAACCCGATACTAGGCAATTTCTTTGAATTCTTAGCCATGTGCTGCGCCGTTGGGTACATGACCGTGCTAAAGAAAATGACTGCACACTACTCCACCCTGTTCCTGACTGCTTTTCAGGCATTTATGGGTGCAATTTTCTATCTGCCATTACTCGCCCTGCCTTCTACAAACATGCCGACTGTGTTTGACCCGTTAGCGGCAGGCAGCATCATTTATCTAGGTATATGCATTACCATAGGGGCATACGGACTATATAACTTCGGTATGTCCAAGCTACCGGCCAACCAAACCACCGCCTATGTGAATCTTATCCCGGTCTTCACCCTCATCTTCGGCTGGCTGATCCTTGATGAAACATTTACCACGATGCAATTCATGGCAGCAGCGCTGGTCATGGGTGGAGTTATCCTGAGTCAGGATAAAAAGAGCGGTTAA
- a CDS encoding 1,4-dihydroxy-6-naphthoate synthase — protein sequence MSKILKLGYSPCPNDTFIFHALASGAVSIDPFKLNVTLADVEELNSMARAGQMDICKVSVHAAAHIMDDYILLRAGGAMGRGVGPLLLTGAPCTIGDLNGKRIAIPGRNTTANLLFSLMCREAGIKVELVEMVFDQVMPAIKNGEVDAGVVIHEGRFTYESLGLSKLADLGQWWEDFSGLPIPLGSIAIKRSLGPETAALVNAAIRKSLILSSVDEKAAWPYIKEHAQEMDDEVIHQHIKTFVTDYSDNVGEEGEQAVSRLLQEAARMDGIELPAKNIFIDM from the coding sequence ATGAGCAAAATATTGAAATTGGGCTACTCGCCCTGTCCTAACGATACCTTTATTTTTCATGCCCTCGCCAGCGGGGCAGTAAGTATAGACCCTTTCAAACTGAACGTCACCCTGGCCGATGTGGAAGAGCTGAATTCCATGGCCCGTGCCGGGCAAATGGATATCTGCAAGGTCTCCGTCCATGCCGCCGCGCATATTATGGATGATTATATCCTGCTGCGTGCGGGGGGAGCTATGGGCCGTGGAGTCGGGCCTTTGCTGCTTACCGGAGCACCTTGCACCATAGGGGACCTCAATGGCAAGCGTATAGCCATACCGGGCCGCAACACAACAGCCAATTTATTGTTCAGCCTGATGTGCCGTGAGGCCGGAATTAAAGTTGAATTGGTGGAAATGGTTTTTGATCAGGTCATGCCTGCTATCAAAAATGGCGAGGTTGATGCCGGAGTCGTCATTCACGAAGGACGTTTTACTTATGAATCCCTCGGTCTTTCCAAACTTGCAGATCTCGGCCAGTGGTGGGAGGATTTCTCGGGGTTGCCTATCCCGTTAGGCTCCATTGCCATCAAGCGTTCACTCGGTCCTGAAACCGCAGCATTGGTAAACGCTGCTATTCGTAAATCTTTAATTCTTTCTTCTGTTGATGAAAAAGCCGCATGGCCATACATCAAAGAACATGCTCAGGAAATGGATGATGAGGTTATCCACCAGCACATCAAAACATTTGTGACTGACTATTCCGATAATGTTGGTGAAGAAGGCGAGCAGGCCGTTTCAAGGCTGCTGCAGGAAGCTGCCAGAATGGATGGGATTGAATTGCCGGCTAAGAATATCTTTATTGATATGTAG